The nucleotide sequence AGCCATCGGAGTTGAGACATATATATATGACTTTAATGATGATCTCTATGGGGAAGAACTAAAGGTGGACTTACTCCATTGGCGAAGAGAAGAGATCAAATTTCCAAATCTTGATGCATTAAAAAAACAGATGCATGAGGATATGAACAAGGGAAGAGAGTTTTTTTCCTTGACGTGAATAGACGCCTGTGTTAGTATTTTAAGAGCGATATTTCCGCTGCTCGGTCAGGAGCTGCTCCGGCTTGGGCTTAGCAGACGGGTTATTGAATTTATTTTATAAGGAGAAAGAAAAATGATAACAAAAGAGAAAAAGGCAGAACTCGTTGAAAAGTATGGTAAGAGTGCAGGTGATACAGGATCTACAGAAGTACAGGTAGCTATCCTTACAGAGCGTATCGCAGAGCTCACAGAGCACCTTAAGATCAACAAGCATGATCATCACTCAAGACGTGGACTTCTCAAGATGGTTGGTAAGAGACGTGGTCTTCTTGCATACCTTAAAAATAAGGATATCGACCGTTATCGTCAGCTGATTGAAAAGTTAGGCCTCAGAAAGTAAGTTATCTAAGGGCGGGAAAACAAATTTCCCGCCCTTTTAATCATTATATGAAATGTTTTAGCCGCATTCCGCGGCAGAAGGAGAAGAAATGGCATATAAAACTTATTCAATGGAGCTTGCAGGAAAAACTCTTTCAATTGATATTGACAGAGTTGGAAAACAGGCAAACGGCTGTGCATTTATGCACTATGGGGATACAACCGTTCTTTGTACTGCAACCGCTTCAAAACAGCCCCGTGAAGGCATAGATTTTTTCCCACTTTCAGTAGAATATGAAGAAAAGTTCTACTCTGTAGGAAAAATGCCCGGAGGTTTCAACAAGCGTGAAGGAAAGGCTTCTGAGAATGCAGTTCTTACAAGCCGTGTTATCGACAGACCTATGCGTCCTCTTTTCCCTAAGGACTATAGAAATGATGTAACTCTTGATGCAATGGTAATGGCAGTTGATCCTGAGTGCCGTCCTGAGCTTGTAGCTATGCTTGGATGTGCTCTTGCAACTACAATTTCCGATATACCTTTTGACGGTCCCTGCGCAATGACCCAGATGGGAATGAAGGACGGAGAATTTATCGTAAATCCTTCTCAGAAAGAATGGGACGAGGGTGACTTAAAGCTTACCGTAGCTTCAGTTGGACAGAAGGTTATCATGATCGAAGCCGGCGCTAATGAAATTTCTGATGAAAAGATGATCGAGGCAATTTATAAGTGCCATGATGTAAACCTTCAGATCATAGAATTTTTCAAGACTATTCAGGCAGAGGTTGGAAAGCCCAAGCATGAATATGAGAGCTGCGCTATACCTGAGGCAATGTTCGAGAAGATGAAGGAAATTGTTACTCCTGAAGAAATGGAAGTAGCAACTTTCTCAGATGACAAGCAGACAAGAGAAGCTGCTGTTGCTGCAGCACAGGAAAAGATCCAGGAAGCTCTTGCAGATAATGAAGAGTGGGCACCTCTTGTTCCCGAAGCAGTATATCAGTATCAGAAGAAGACCGTTCGTAAGATGATCCTGAAAGATCAGAAGAGACCTGATGGACGTGGAATCAAAGAGATCCGTCCTCTTGCAGCAGAGGTTGATATTATTCCAAGAGTTCATGGTTCTGCTATGTTCACACGTGGACAGACTCAGATCTGTGATGTAGTTACTCTTGCACCTCTTTCAGAGAAGCAGAAGGTTGACGGACTTGATGGAAATATCACAGAGAAGAGATATATCCATCATTATAATTTCCCTTCATACTCTGTTGGAGAGACAAAGGTATCAAGAGGTCCGGGACGTCGTGAGATCGGACACGGAGCTCTTGCAGAGAGAGCTATGCTCCCTGTACTTCCTTCAGAGGAAGAGTTCCCTTATGCAATCCGTGCTGTATCTGAGACTTTTGAATCAAATGGTTCAACCTCACAGGCTTCAGTATGTGCGTCATGTATGGCACTTATGGCAGCAGGTGTACCGCTTAAGAGCCAGGTTGCAGGTATTTCCTGTGGTCTTGTAACAGGCGATACAGATGATGATTATATCGTTCTTACAGATATTCAGGGTCTTGAAGATTTCTTCGGAGACATGGACTTCAAGGTAGCAGGTACACATGACGGTATCACAGCTATCCAGATGGATATCAAGATTCACGGACTTACACGTCCTATCGTTGAGCAGGCTATCAGACAGTGTCATGAAGCAAGACTGTACATTATGGATAACGTAATGACTCCTGCTATCGCTGAGCCAAGACCGACAGTTGGTGAATATGCACCTAAGATCATTCTTACAAAGATCGATCCTGAGAAGATCGGTGAAGTTGTAGGTCAGCGTGGAAAGACTATCAATGAGATCATTTCACGTACAGGTGTTAAGATAGACATCGATGATGAGGGTCTTGTATCCGTATGTGGTGAAAATAAAAATATGATGGATCTCGCTCTCAATTACATCAATACGATTGTAAGTGAGTTTGAAGAAGGCAAGATTTATGAGGGAAATGTTGTATCCATTAAGGAATTCGGCGCATTTATAGAGTTTGCACCGGGTAAAGAGGGAATGGTTCACATTTCAAAGATCGCTGATCACCGTATTGCACATGTTGAGGATGTACTTACACTTGGAGATCATGTTAAGGTTAAGTGCATGGGCAAGGACAGAATGGGAAGACTTTCATTCTCAATAAAGGATGCTAATTGATCGGTCATGAGTTGATCTGATCTGGCTGAACAGATATTAAAAGGCTTCGCAATAATGCGGAGCCTTTGATTTTCTGAATTTATTTTTGGAGAATAATTTTATGAAAAAGTTAAAAGATTTAATTGCTGAAATAGATTACAGTCTCATTGCAGGCACAATAGCTGAGCAGGAGATATCCGAGCTTGTATATGATTCCAGAAAAATCAGTAAAGACTGTCTCTTTGTCTGCATAGAGGGGGCAAATTTTGATGGACATACTGCTGCAAAAGATGCATTTGAAAAAGGCGCAGCTGCAGTCATTGTAGAGAAAAATATTGATAGCAGTGAGAGTGGAGATACCGCTGTAATAAAGGTTGAAAGTACAAGATATGCGCTTGCTTTTACATCAGCAGCATGGTTCGGCAATCCTGCAGATGAAATGAAGATTATCGGAATTACCGGAACAAAGGGCAAGACAACTACTTCATTCCTTACAAAGGCAATCTTAGAAGCTGCAGGACACAAGGTTGGACTCATCGGAACAATTGAAACTATAATCGGAGATGAGCATATTCCTGCAAAGAATACCACTCCTGAATCATATATCTTACAGGAGACTTTCAGGAAAATGGCTGACGAAGGATGCGACAGCGTTGTAATGGAAGTATCAAGCCAGGCTCTTATGATGCACAGAAGCCAGGGATTTATATTTGATTATGGCGTATTTACAAATATTGAGCCTGATCATATAGGTCCGGGAGAACATAAGGATTTCGAAGATTATCTTCATTGTAAGGGACTTCTGTTTAAGCAGTGCAAAGTTGGAATTGTAAACGGAGATGATCCGCATGTCGAGGAGCTTCTTAAAGGACACAGCTGCGAAGTTCAGACCTTTGGACGTGGGGAAAAGAATGACTTAAGAGTATCCGGAGAAGAACTTGTAAAGATTCCTGGTGAACTTGGTGTCAAATTTAAGATGCATGGAATTAAGGAGATGGAAGCAGAAGTTGGAACTCCGGGTGAGTTCAGTGTCTATAATGCTCTTTGTGCCGCTGCTGTATGTCTTAATTTTGGCGTTTCTGACGACGCTATAAAAAATGCACTTAAAAATGCAAGGGTTAAAGGCAGAATTGAATCAGTAAAGGTTTCTGACAAATTCTCCCTTCTTATAGATTATGCTCACAACGCAATGGCACTTGAAAGCCTGCTTACGTCACTGCGTAAGTATGAGCCGAAGCGCCTTGTTTCTGTTTTTGGATGCGGAGGAAACAGATCAAAGCTCAGGCGTTTTGAAATGGGTGAGGTTTCCGGAAAATATGCTGATTTTACCATTATCACATCGGATAATCCGAGATTTGAAGAGCCTGAAGCGATCATGGATGACATTGAGACAGGTATAAAAAAGACCGATGGAAAATATATAAGGATCAGCGACCGTAAAGAAGCGATCAGATACGCTATTGAAAATGGTCAGGAGGGTGATCTTATTATACTTGCCGGAAAGGGACATGAAGATTACCAGGAAATAAAAGGTGTAAAATATCCGATGGATGAGAGGGTATTGATAGCTGAAGTATTAGAAGAATTAAAAAAATAACATAAATATAAGCACTTTTTGCTGTATAAGAATATTTCATGCAGTAAAAAGTGCTTTGAACTTTATAGGAGTAAATGTTACTGTTCACAGGCAAACTGCGCACCTCGCTACTCTGTACGCTATTTCACTAAGTGCTGAAGCACTAAGTGAAATATGTGTGCGCAGTTATGCCACAATAACCCTGACTTAACATTGGGTTTTGCTCATTGCCGCAGGCAATTTTAAATAGCAAAACCCGTTACTGGAGCACGCTGAAAGCGTGTGAACAGTAACGAGTAAATTTCTTTTGACTGATGCCATAACGTTAGCGTAAAATTTCCCTCGGAAAATTGAATAGAAAAGAAAAAAGAACATCCTGACGTGTGATATGATATTAGCTTGTGACACAAATATCATTACGGAGGATGTTCTCTTTATGGAAAACATTATACGCTATTTTATGTATGACTGCATCAAAAATCTTTTCAACACCAAACTCAATCTTTACAAAGATACAACTGACCTGGCATACTTTGTATTAAACGTGCAGGAAGAAGTCCAGGAGCTTGGAAGACGGTTCATACAGGATACTCTGCAGGAAATGAACCAGCTGATTAAGGATATGCCTGAGCGCAAAAACAACTGGTATGTTGAGCATAAAGGAGATTCCAAAAAGATCCTTACGTCATTAGGAGAGGTCATTGTAAACAAGACCCTTTATACATCAAAATTTGAAACAGATGAAAACGGGAAATATCTGGAATGCTATCTTTTGGATAAGGTTCTCGGGCTGAGTCCAAATCAAGCCATGACAGAAGATGTCACAGCAAAAATATACAAAGAAGCAGCGCTCACCTCGTATCAAAAAGCAGGTGAGGAAGCAACTGCCAGAGAAGGTGTTACAAAAGCTGCAGTAAAAAATATACTGCACAGTACACGCTTTCCGAAAAACTTCCAGATACCGGAGCAAAAGCGTATAGTAGAATACCTCTATATTGATGCAGACGAAGACCATTATCATCTTCAGTTCCAGTCCAGTCGGGGAGACCTGAAATATAATTCTGTTGGAAGAAAACTGAACGGTGCAATCAATAAGATCATATATGTATTTGAGGGTATAGAGCCTGTTAGTCCTAAAAGCAAACGGAATCATTTAATAAATACCCACTATTTCTGTCGTGGCAGTGAAGAGGATAATAAGCAGCTCTGGAAAGAGGTATTTGATTACATAGAAAACAAGTATGATACAAGTGCAATAAAGAAAATATATGTCAACTCTGATGGAGGAACATGGATCAAGTCAGGTTACAGAGGGCTTGCGGATGTTACATTTGTTCTTGATGAATTCCATATATCAAAGTACGTTAGCAAACTTATTCAGCATACAAAAGATTCTGAAGATGATGCAAGATCAGAAGTAATGGCAGCCATACGGGATGGAAAAAAATCTGATTTCTTTGAGGTAGTAGAAAAGCTTAAAAACTGTACCACTTCGGAAGCAGTAGTTCAGAGGATTGATTCTGCAGCGTCATATATTTCTTCAAACTGGACTGCGGCAAAGTACCGGTTAAAAAAATCAGAAGGAGTTGTAGCCTGCAGTGCAGAGGGACATGTCTGCCATGTACTGTCCAAGAGGATGAGTACGTTGCCGATGGGATGGTGCAGGTTAGGCGGATCCAAGATGGCTCGCTTGCGTGAGTATTATTATAATGGTGGAGATATGCTGGAACTGGCAAGGTTTCAGAGGAAAGAAATCCCCATGGCTGCAGGAGCCGAAGAAGTAGTTCTTAGTGCACGGGCAATGCTAAATTCAGAGCGAACTGACAGGAGTAAATCACTGATCGAATATGGCAAATATGCTGAAAGTATCCGCTCAAGTATATCAGTACAAAGCAGTAAAAGACTAAGTTTCCAACTTAATGGCAAATTGAAATTTTGATAGTGATAGTTTGAGCTATTTGAGCCAGGGATGATCGTCACGTATCAGCAAAATATAGTGCCAGGTGAGGTATGAAAACATGATCCATGGAAAAGTCTCAGATGAACCTTGAAATGAAAAACTGAAGATGTAGGTTTAACATTGCAGAGCCACTTTTCGCCCACCCCGTTTACTTTTGATGGTAAGCGAAATGCAACTGCCCCACCCCAGCTCAAAGTGGCTCTGTGGATGTGACAGCACTTGTACTGTATATGTCGTTGCCGAATTTCCTAAGGCTTAAGACAGCTTCATGGAATTTTTATCTATTTTGACTTCCTTAAAATCAAGGTTTTAGAACTAAAGACATGCGGTAAAGGTTACATTACCCTTCAAAACTGCGAGGGCTTATTTATTGAACCCTGAAATAGAAAAAGCCAGGGGAAAGGTGGAACGTATCCAAAAGAAACATCATTTGAACCCGCCCGGCGAAATCAGCTTTTTACGCAGACTTGTGCCACAGGCGAAGAGCTCTTAGTCTTGAACGAATCGCCTGTGGCACTATGTCGGAGTTAAAGCGGAGTTCGACGGAAAGTCGGGTTCTTGTGTTTCGTTGGATACGTTCCGACCTTTCCCCGTCAAATTTAAAATATTTGTCATAAAGGGCTTTTTAAAACAAGAAAAACATGATACAATCTATATGCATCTAATATCATATCTGAGTGCATAAGGATTTTCTATTTTCAAATTTCCGAGTACAAATTTACGCTGCCTGCCATAACCATATGTTTGGCATAAAGAGGCTTTTATGATATAATTAACTTTTGCAAAAGATGATTATTTCTTTTAAATAAATCTGGAAGGATGATAAATGCGCAATCTTTATGCAGACGTGATAGTTGAAATTTCACATGAAAAGCTTGACAGAAGCTTCCAGTATGCTGTACCTGAAGCGATAAGAGAGCGTATAAATATTGGTTCGCGAGTACTTATTCCTTTTGGAAGAGGTGGAAAGATCATTAAGGGATATGTGGTATCCCTGTCAGATAAGCCAGTCATTGAGGCATCAAGAATAAAAGAGATCATTGAATTGATCTCTAAGGATGAGAACAGCAGTCCTGAGGAAGAACTTGTTTCGCTGGCTGTATGGATGAAACGTCATTATGGCGGTACTTTGATACAGTCATTAAAGGTTGTTTTGCCAGTCAGGAGTGAAATAAAAGAAAAAACCAGACGGATCATTAAATTAAACCTCTCAGCAGAAGAAACAGCACGAGTTATAACTGAATGTGCAGCAAAACATCAGAAGGCAAGAGTCAGACTTCTGTCTGCCTTAGCAGATTGTAGGGAGATTGACTATTCACTTTTGAGAGACAGACTTAACATCAACCTTAACGTTGTAAGAGGTCTTGCAGACAAGGGCATGATCAGTGTTGATGAAGTGCAGGAATATAGGCGTCCTTCTATTACAGACGAAATTTCAGAGAGAAAAATTAGATTAAGTTCAGAACAAGAGGATATAGTAGATTCATTCGCAGCAGATTTTGACATGGGGATAAGAACACCTGCGTTGATACATGGTGTCACAGGCTCCGGCAAAACCGAGGTTTATATGGAGATCATAGCCCATGTTATAGAACGTGGCGGACAGGCTATAATGCTCATACCTGAAATTGCGTTAACTTTTCAGACAGTTATGCGATTTTCAAGACGTTTTGGAGACAGGGTAACATATCTTCATTCGAGATTATCGCAGGGAGAACGCTATGATCAGATTCTCAGGGCGCAGAGAGGCGATGTGGATATAGTTATAGGTCCAAGATCTGCGCTGTTCACACCATTTCCAAATCTTCAGGTGATAATAATAGATGAAGAGCATGAAACAAGCTATAAGGCTGAAACGGTACCTAAATATCACACTGTTGAAACAGCGGCGGAAAGAGCAAGACTTGCCGGAGCGGCGTTGGTTATGGGCTCCGCGACTCCTTCGGTTGATTCTTATATGCATGCAAAACGTGGAGAATATAAGCTTTATGAGCTGAAGGAAAGGATAAATGACAGCAGGCTTCCGGAGGTTCATATAGTCGATCTGAGGGATGAACTTAGAAAAGGTAATAAATCCGTTTTTTCGGAAAAACTTAAAGATCTGATAGATGACAGGCTTAAGCAAAAAGAGCAGATAATGCTTTTTATCAATCGAAGAGGAATGGCAGGCTTTGTAAGCTGCAGAAAATGCGGTTATGTAATTAAATGTCCTCATTGCGATGTTTCCTTAAGCCTTCACAGAAATAAAAAACTTATATGTCATTATTGTGGCTATGAAGAAGATTTTAAGCAAATATGTCCGGAATGCGGTTCTAAATATATAGGCACTATGAAAGCCGGTACAGAGCAGATCGAGGAGCTTACCAGAAAGACTTTTCCTTCGGCGAGAGTACTTAGAATGGATGCCGATACTACAAAAAATAAAGACGATTATCAGAAGATATTGTCATCATTCGCAGAAGGTGATGCAGACATTCTGGTAGGAACTCAGATGATAGTGAAAGGACATGATTTTTCAAATGTTACGTTGGTCGGTATCCTGGCTGCAGATCTTTCACTTCATCAAAATGATTACCGCTCGGCGGAAAGGACGTTTGCACTTTTGACGCAGGCTGCCGGAAGAGCCGGAAGAGCTGAGAAAAAAGGCGAAGTCGTTATACAGACTTATTCACCCGATAATTATGCAGTTAAAGCGGCAGCAAAACAGGATTATATAAAATTCTATGAAGAAGAATCCAGCTATAGACGGCTTTGTAATTATCCTCCGGTAGGACATATCTTAAAGATATTAATAGAGGATCCATCAGAGGATGAGGCAAAAGTTATGGCAGAAACACTTTTCAATATTGCTGACAGCAGATCTGTGGGGAATGTCATAGGACCTGCACCTGATGCTATATCCAGAATAAAGGATATATACAGATATGCAGTATATGTAAAAGATGAAGATTATGAAAAGCTGGTATTGGTAAAAGATGCCTGCGAGGAATGGCGACATCTTCACAATATCGGCAGATCAATGGTACAGTTTGATTTTGATGCATAATGGGTCTTTTTCTAAAAATTAAGAAGGATCATATGAAAGAAAGGAATAAAAATGGCAATACGTGAAGTCAGAGAACTTGGTGATGAAATTCTTACAAAGAAAAGTAAAGAAGTTAAGGAAATGACTCCTAGGATCAGTGAACTTATTGATGACATGATAGATACTATGTATGAGTCGAATGGAGTCGGACTTGCAGCAGTGCAGGTTGGCGTTTTGAAACGTATAGTTGTTATGGATACTACAGGAGAGGATCTTATCGTTATGATAAATCCTAAGATCGTCGAGACTTCAGGTGAGCAGACAGGTCAGGAAGGCTGCCTTTCAGTTCCCGGTAAAGCCGGACAGGTTACCAGACCGAATTATGCAAAGGTTGTATACCTCGACAGGGATATGAAGCCTTGTGAACTTGAAGGAACAGAACTACTCGCAAGATGCATCTGCCATGAATGTGATCATCTTGATGGAAAAATGTATGTTGATCTTGTAGAAGGTGATCTCATCGATGTTCGTTATGATGAAGAGGAAGAAGAGGATTAATTAAGCTTGAGAGTAATATTTATGGGAACCCCCGATTTTTCGGTGGGAGTATTAAAAGCCTTACATGAAGCCGGAGAGGAGATAGTTCTCTGTGTTACACAGCCTGACAGGGAAAAAGGCCGTGGAAAAGGCGTCTCCATGACACCGGTAAAAGAATATGCGTTAGAAATAGGAGCAGAAGTTTTTCAGCCGGAAAAAATCCGCGCCGAGGAAGCTGTAGCAAAGCTTCGTGAATATAATGCGGATATAGCTGTAGTTGCGGCATTTGGACAGATTTTATCAAAGGAAATCCTTGACATGCCAAAGTACGGCTCCATAAATGTACATGCTTCGCTGCTGCCTT is from Lachnospiraceae bacterium C1.1 and encodes:
- the rpsO gene encoding 30S ribosomal protein S15; its protein translation is MITKEKKAELVEKYGKSAGDTGSTEVQVAILTERIAELTEHLKINKHDHHSRRGLLKMVGKRRGLLAYLKNKDIDRYRQLIEKLGLRK
- a CDS encoding polyribonucleotide nucleotidyltransferase; amino-acid sequence: MAYKTYSMELAGKTLSIDIDRVGKQANGCAFMHYGDTTVLCTATASKQPREGIDFFPLSVEYEEKFYSVGKMPGGFNKREGKASENAVLTSRVIDRPMRPLFPKDYRNDVTLDAMVMAVDPECRPELVAMLGCALATTISDIPFDGPCAMTQMGMKDGEFIVNPSQKEWDEGDLKLTVASVGQKVIMIEAGANEISDEKMIEAIYKCHDVNLQIIEFFKTIQAEVGKPKHEYESCAIPEAMFEKMKEIVTPEEMEVATFSDDKQTREAAVAAAQEKIQEALADNEEWAPLVPEAVYQYQKKTVRKMILKDQKRPDGRGIKEIRPLAAEVDIIPRVHGSAMFTRGQTQICDVVTLAPLSEKQKVDGLDGNITEKRYIHHYNFPSYSVGETKVSRGPGRREIGHGALAERAMLPVLPSEEEFPYAIRAVSETFESNGSTSQASVCASCMALMAAGVPLKSQVAGISCGLVTGDTDDDYIVLTDIQGLEDFFGDMDFKVAGTHDGITAIQMDIKIHGLTRPIVEQAIRQCHEARLYIMDNVMTPAIAEPRPTVGEYAPKIILTKIDPEKIGEVVGQRGKTINEIISRTGVKIDIDDEGLVSVCGENKNMMDLALNYINTIVSEFEEGKIYEGNVVSIKEFGAFIEFAPGKEGMVHISKIADHRIAHVEDVLTLGDHVKVKCMGKDRMGRLSFSIKDAN
- a CDS encoding UDP-N-acetylmuramoyl-L-alanyl-D-glutamate--2,6-diaminopimelate ligase — protein: MKKLKDLIAEIDYSLIAGTIAEQEISELVYDSRKISKDCLFVCIEGANFDGHTAAKDAFEKGAAAVIVEKNIDSSESGDTAVIKVESTRYALAFTSAAWFGNPADEMKIIGITGTKGKTTTSFLTKAILEAAGHKVGLIGTIETIIGDEHIPAKNTTPESYILQETFRKMADEGCDSVVMEVSSQALMMHRSQGFIFDYGVFTNIEPDHIGPGEHKDFEDYLHCKGLLFKQCKVGIVNGDDPHVEELLKGHSCEVQTFGRGEKNDLRVSGEELVKIPGELGVKFKMHGIKEMEAEVGTPGEFSVYNALCAAAVCLNFGVSDDAIKNALKNARVKGRIESVKVSDKFSLLIDYAHNAMALESLLTSLRKYEPKRLVSVFGCGGNRSKLRRFEMGEVSGKYADFTIITSDNPRFEEPEAIMDDIETGIKKTDGKYIRISDRKEAIRYAIENGQEGDLIILAGKGHEDYQEIKGVKYPMDERVLIAEVLEELKK
- a CDS encoding ISLre2 family transposase, coding for MENIIRYFMYDCIKNLFNTKLNLYKDTTDLAYFVLNVQEEVQELGRRFIQDTLQEMNQLIKDMPERKNNWYVEHKGDSKKILTSLGEVIVNKTLYTSKFETDENGKYLECYLLDKVLGLSPNQAMTEDVTAKIYKEAALTSYQKAGEEATAREGVTKAAVKNILHSTRFPKNFQIPEQKRIVEYLYIDADEDHYHLQFQSSRGDLKYNSVGRKLNGAINKIIYVFEGIEPVSPKSKRNHLINTHYFCRGSEEDNKQLWKEVFDYIENKYDTSAIKKIYVNSDGGTWIKSGYRGLADVTFVLDEFHISKYVSKLIQHTKDSEDDARSEVMAAIRDGKKSDFFEVVEKLKNCTTSEAVVQRIDSAASYISSNWTAAKYRLKKSEGVVACSAEGHVCHVLSKRMSTLPMGWCRLGGSKMARLREYYYNGGDMLELARFQRKEIPMAAGAEEVVLSARAMLNSERTDRSKSLIEYGKYAESIRSSISVQSSKRLSFQLNGKLKF
- the priA gene encoding primosomal protein N' encodes the protein MRNLYADVIVEISHEKLDRSFQYAVPEAIRERINIGSRVLIPFGRGGKIIKGYVVSLSDKPVIEASRIKEIIELISKDENSSPEEELVSLAVWMKRHYGGTLIQSLKVVLPVRSEIKEKTRRIIKLNLSAEETARVITECAAKHQKARVRLLSALADCREIDYSLLRDRLNINLNVVRGLADKGMISVDEVQEYRRPSITDEISERKIRLSSEQEDIVDSFAADFDMGIRTPALIHGVTGSGKTEVYMEIIAHVIERGGQAIMLIPEIALTFQTVMRFSRRFGDRVTYLHSRLSQGERYDQILRAQRGDVDIVIGPRSALFTPFPNLQVIIIDEEHETSYKAETVPKYHTVETAAERARLAGAALVMGSATPSVDSYMHAKRGEYKLYELKERINDSRLPEVHIVDLRDELRKGNKSVFSEKLKDLIDDRLKQKEQIMLFINRRGMAGFVSCRKCGYVIKCPHCDVSLSLHRNKKLICHYCGYEEDFKQICPECGSKYIGTMKAGTEQIEELTRKTFPSARVLRMDADTTKNKDDYQKILSSFAEGDADILVGTQMIVKGHDFSNVTLVGILAADLSLHQNDYRSAERTFALLTQAAGRAGRAEKKGEVVIQTYSPDNYAVKAAAKQDYIKFYEEESSYRRLCNYPPVGHILKILIEDPSEDEAKVMAETLFNIADSRSVGNVIGPAPDAISRIKDIYRYAVYVKDEDYEKLVLVKDACEEWRHLHNIGRSMVQFDFDA
- the def gene encoding peptide deformylase, which codes for MAIREVRELGDEILTKKSKEVKEMTPRISELIDDMIDTMYESNGVGLAAVQVGVLKRIVVMDTTGEDLIVMINPKIVETSGEQTGQEGCLSVPGKAGQVTRPNYAKVVYLDRDMKPCELEGTELLARCICHECDHLDGKMYVDLVEGDLIDVRYDEEEEED